A genome region from Diorhabda carinulata isolate Delta chromosome 2, icDioCari1.1, whole genome shotgun sequence includes the following:
- the LOC130903730 gene encoding uncharacterized protein LOC130903730 isoform X2 yields the protein MMVSVQVKVMDADSSYGGSDTAQDSHSSLDNSHSSHNISKHDNNEDTVTTAVHVMPNTTDETQTPVNHYYHKNEITLPVNLDDTDFQKNNDSKLHYLATANLNINESLEHHNNLDEMSKNYKSQHNLQESFSKKTKHSPPPTGIDNPAFVEDVKSTFNNDMPYSNGLTPDPSKKNNHEPVTEAVNLELINMKPGGAIHNGLKGYESSGMTTIPLKKEEEDMRSPYDEYFVPVNEHRKYMRGEKLYVTKDNRIEKSKGKCICWTICIALATIAVVVGILAAAGLLGSQPPMPQAIEASGRSLDNDTPIRKGGISLPTIGHKYPLTPEPPISTVSSIIPSTDESQIHVPRLIESELKIDNLEFNTALLDKDSLEYKALSEEIENQIKEVLLLNKELRNGTMDFDIKVMEILPGSVVTKYRVTWKPKDEYKSLEDNNMDPINEVSLNKILIDYLKRHRDLMGEFHIQENSIRSQRVLDLCKIQNNGCEHFCVFDYTKLNFACLCPEGQRLSSNQKLCKIDIMSKTVPDYIMSKSKAESTTIRELIGKSEPGPEVVPESETTSKVKTDAVTTSPEPKVGRTSISEYVTDEISGFDVKTSSTNQPSTKDYSMDFNLATQDVGTSMGDYREPTTVKLPSSIFSAIPVEFPTEKYVDEIEVSSDENKDRHTFYFDPILSGPPIEKTTETPSVHVTENDITYIPNLTVHPVENWNKTETEHKMETISTEKPTTGFVADAEFSFGNVYTPPAEVHFDVTTKKSSMYMIQVLKPLIHKEKFREPKIQELHMSSTNSSQMENNNTTNQYIDDAMDNSEQNHDEYMSPFLPEFDNDTFVNSLHSEEHFAEHENHDNVSTIKSPSEETSTNRFAIGAEENNSVAAESKSNNEDNFTDLSHLIVEVTTKPPSLELDQINTTNPFDNDTSDATNLQRNEQFITKDLEIEPIKPEVMIIISDKNDMTTEIATTTENPNVFDTTTAEAIATTLHNINVDEENVTTDNSNIENINIIKENFNNDESANSMHYYTSTIKTEVDESNINIMEHTSTTEMYESVTENFITTENIQDKSKNIIVNEDINNITTTDNVEINTTELTTYNMTKDIESTDIDTNILTSTENSSINNTNNENMLDGLTETTTSINEYTTDISITVSDLKEHTTYETTMPSSHNNDIDETTMALDKIESETIAATSLPENSTNIKNFNDISSSTEDLIALETTTNTEGSTIPIILANQYEVNIGSNDVTTEVSETTTPVSNNIEANDENKEDNEISTQTIQITTANFNKEYQVKENVPDITTTEKLFVTHKTTTEILKVEEDSTENLSIIPLGEDQTEANIAKKETDKNIELTQNEIIMLTKNEEKPITENFLLPKASRCSPDQFQCFNGTSVKGGNFCVSIVDRCDSVLDCTDGSDELNCIEEGCPNNFQCASKECLKRHLVCDGIFNCHDGSDESNCDSWSCNPNEISCGISNRCIPVSWKCDGRKNCPDGSDEEGCTHTGSCPAQSFRCTEESSCMPNSWKCDGEVDCLGGEDESSCLCTEEEFKCSTGGGCIANSDRCDGIAQCLDKSDEWDCLKLDKLFLNLTDINDKEILQLQVKNNTWFPICMDWTLWNTTFADLVCQKLGYSASSALESVPNNKNSTSQISYVLSMNDRRAALNFVENNDRDCDQYVSISCQEYVCGNPAGVDPLSTRMVAGDKAEPARWSSLALVFNKKHNTYCTSTLVTPIWAVTSYSCIAGRTSQPINEEDWFLYAGGTNKGDVSSQVRKLSEIVIHPQTKFSNFGFKNDVVLLKMKKPVNIDVNVSAVCLPNNGIEPHQLCVVAGWGVDKPGEPVMQQYIHYLPVPLIDTDDCNSTKHYNGKITPDKICAGYTDSDTTQCLSDEGAPLMCFSDKTKTWELQGLLSHPSNCGSSNKHPAIYTAIDTTLRTWMSHIIGRQALATS from the exons ATGATGGTGTCAGTGCAAGTCAAG GTTATGGACGCCGACAGCAGTTATGGCGGTAGCGATACTGCACAAGATTCGCATTCCTCGTTAGATAATTCGCATAGTTCCCATAACATTAGCAAACACGACAATAACGAAGATACGGTGACTACGGCAGTACACGTCATGCCCAATACTACAGATGAAACTCAAACGCCTGTGAACCATTACTATCATAAAAACGAAATCACGCTCCCTGTCAATTTAGACGATAcggatttccaaaaaaat AACgattcaaaattacattatttggCCACAGCCAATTTGAACATCAACGAATCTTTAGAGCATCATAACAATTTAGACGAAATgagtaaaaattacaaaagtcAACATAACTTGCaagaaagtttttcaaaaaaaaccaAGCATTCTCCACCACCGACTGGTATTGATAATCCTGCGTTCGTTGAGGACGTCAAAAGTACTTTCAACAATGACATGCCTTACAGTAACGGATTGa CACCGGATCCTTCGAAAAAGAATAATCACGAACCTGTAACGGAAGCCGTTAATTTagaattaataaatatgaagCCCGGAGGAGCAATTCACAACGGTCTCAAAGGGTATGAAAGTTCCGGTATGACtactattcctttaaaaaaagaagaagaggataTGCGGAGTCCATATGACGAATATTTTGTACCGGTAAATGAACATAGGAAGTATATGAG agGAGAAAAACTATATGTTACAAAAgataatagaatagaaaaaagtaaAGGTAAATGCATTTGCTGGACTATTTGCATCGCCCTTGCAACTATTGCAGTGGTAGTTGGTATATTAGCAGCAG CTGGATTATTAGGATCCCAACCGCCAATGCCACAAGCGATAGAAGCAAGTGGAAGAAGCTTGGACAATGATACACCAATTAGAAAAGGGGGTATAAGTTTACCAACTATTGGTCACAAATATCCGCTTACCCCAGAACCTCCAATAAGTACGGTTAGCTCAATAATTCCTTCGACAGATGAATCTCAAATTCACG ttcctAGACTCATAGAATctgaattaaaaattgataacctAGAATTTAACACTGCATTATTAGATAAGGATAGTTTGGAATACAAAGCACTTTCCGAAGAAATAGAAAACCAGATAAAAGAagttcttttattaaataaggAACTCAGAAATGGAACTATGGACTTTGATATTAAGGTTATGGAAATACT aCCCGGCAGTGTAGTGACAAAATATCGTGTAACATGGAAACCTAAAGATGAATATAAGTCGCTGGAAGATAACAATATGGATCCAATTAATGAAGTGTCTCTGAATAAAATACTCATAGACTACCTAAAAAGACATAGAGACTTAATGGGTGAATTTCACATACAAGAGAATTCCATTAGATCCCAAAGAGTTCTAGATCTttgcaaaatacaaaataatggcTGTGAACATTTCTGTGTTTTCGATTATACTAAATTAAATTTCGCGTGTCTTTGCCCCGAAGGTCAACGTTTGAGCTCCAATCAAAAACTCTGTAAAATCGACATTATGTCTAAAACAGTACCAGATTACATAATGTCAAAATCAAAGGCGGAATCCACTACTATAAGAGAACTTATCGGAAAGTCTGAACCAGGCCCTGAAGTAGTACCGGAATCTGAAACTACTTCAAAAGTAAAAACTGATGCCGTAACCACATCACCAGAACCAAAGGTAGGGCGTACATCAATATCCGAATACGTTACAGACGAAATATCGGGCTTCGATGTAAAAACATCCTCAACTAATCAACCCAGTACGAAGGATTACTCTATGGACTTCAATTTGGCTACTCAAGATGTTGGTACTTCAATGGGAGATTATAGAGAACCAACAACCGTAAAATTGCcctcttcaatattttcag CTATCCCTGTAGAGTTTCCAAcagaaaaatatgttgatgaGATTGAAGTTTCATCAGATGAAAATAAGGATCGACACACGTTCTACTTCGATCCAATATTATCCGGTCCACCAATAGAAAAGACTACGGAAACACCCTCCGTACATGTTACTGAAAACGATATTACCTACATACCAAACTTAACAG ttcATCCTGttgaaaattggaataaaactGAAACTGAACACAAAATGGAAACCATTAGTACTGAGAAGCCAACAACAGGATTTGTAGCAGATGCAGAATTCAGTTTCGGTAATGTATATACACCACCAGCTGAAGTACATTTTGATGTAACTACGAAAAAGAGCAGCATGTACATGATACAAGTATTGAAACCCCTAATACACAAAGAAAAATTCAGGGAACCCAAAATACAAG AGCTACACATGTCATCTACAAACTCATCCCAGATGGAAAACAATAACACGACGAATCAATATATCGACGACGCTATGGATAATTCCGAACAGAATCATGACGAATACATGTCGCCTTTTTTACCAGAATTTGATAACGATACTTTCGTGAACTCCCTACATTCCGAAGAACACTTTGCAGAACATGAGAATCATGATAACGTTTCGACTATCAAGTCTCCGTCGGAGGAAACTTCTACAAACAGATTTGCTATAGGAGCAGAGGAAAATAATTCGGTTGCTGCAGAATCAAAAAGCAATAACGAAGATAATTTTACTGATTTATCACACTTAATTGTAGAAG taACTACTAAGCCTCCATCTTTAGAATTAGATCAAATTAACACTACGAATCCTTTTGATAATGATACATCGGATGCTACGAATTTACAAAGGAACGAACAGTTTATTACTAAAGATTTGGAAATAGAACCCATAAAACCCGAGGTTATGATAATAATTTCCGATAAAAATGATATGACAACTGAAATTGCTACTACTACTGAGAACCCAAACGTATTTGATACTACTACTGCCGAAG cTATCGCTACTACACTCCATAACATTAATGTCGACGAAGAAAATGTTACTACTGATAACTCTaacatcgaaaatataaatataataaaagagaATTTTAATAATGACGAAAGTGCTAATAGTATGCATTACTATACATCGACAATCAAAACAGAAGTAGATGAAAGCAACATTAATATAATGGAACACACCTCAACTACGGAAATGTATGAAAGCGTTACAGAAAATTTCATAACGACCgaaaatattcaagataaatcaaaaaatattatagtaaatGAAGACATTAATAATATCACCACTACTGATAACGTTGAAATCAATACAACAGAACTAACGACATATAATATGACAAAAGATATAGAATCAACCGACAtcgatacaaatattttaacctCAACAGAAAATTCATCTATAAATAacacaaataatgaaaatatgctAGATGGTCTTACCGAAACTACTACAAGTATAAATGAATATACGACAGATATCTCAATAACTGTATCAGATTTGAAAGAACATACCACATACGAAACAACCATGCCGTCATCACATAATAACGATATTGACGAAACGACAATGGCTTTGGATAAAATTGAATCTGAAACAATAGCGGCAACATCGTTACCAGAAAATTCTACAAACATAAAGAATTTTAACGATATATCGTCGAGTACTGAAGATCTCATCGCTTTAGAGACTACAACCAACACTGAGGGAAGCACTATTCCCATAATATTGGCGAAT CAATATGAAGTAAATATTGGATCGAACGATGTTACCACTGAAGTTTCGGAAACCACAACACCCGTTTCAAATAATATCGAAgcaaatgatgaaaataaagaagataatGAAATTTCCACTCAAACTATTCAAATAACAACGGCGAACTTTAATAAGGAATATCAAGTTAAAGAAAATGTTCCCGATATTACTacaactgaaaaattatttgtaactCACAAAACCACCACCGAAATATTGAAg GTGGAAGAAGATTCGACTGAAAATTTAAGCATAATACCGTTAGGCGAGGATCAAACAGAAGCAAATATAGCAAAGAAAGAAACTGACAAGAACATAGAGTTGACACAGAATGAAATAATCATGTTGACAAAAAACGAAGAGAAGCCTATCACAGAAAATTTTCTATTGCCGAAAGCTTCGCGATGTTCTCCGGATCAATTCCAATGTTTTAACGGAACATCCGTGAAAGGTGGAAACTTTTGCGTATCAATAGTTGATAGATGTGATTCTGTATTGGATTGTACAGACGGTTCGGATGAACTTAATTGTATAGAGGAAGGATGTccaaataatttccag tgTGCAAGTAAAGAGTGCCTAAAAAGACATCTTGTTTGTGATGGTATCTTCAATTGCCATGACGGAAGCGATGAAAGTAATTGTG ATTCCTGGAGTTGTAATCCAAACGAAATATCTTGTGGTATATCAAATCGTTGTATACCTGTATCGTGGAAATGTGATGGTAGGAAAAATTGTCCTGATGGATCGGACGAAGAAGGATGTACACATACTGGATCTTGTCCGGCTCAATCTTTCAGGTGTACAGAAGAAAGCAGTTGCATGCCGAATTCCTGGAAATGCGATGGTGAAGTTGATTGTTTAGGAGGAGAAGACGAATCGTCATGTC TTTGTACTGAAGAGGAGTTCAAATGTAGTACAGGTGGGGGATGTATAGCCAATTCGGATCGTTGTGATGGTATTGCCCAATGCTTGGACAAATCTGATGAATGGGATTGTCTGAAACTCGACAAATTGTTTCTCAATTTAACTGATATCAATGATAAAGAAATTTTGCAG CTCCAGGTCAAAAATAACACCTGGTTTCCTATATGTATGGACTGGACTTTATGGAATACTACGTTTGCTGATTTGGTATGTCAAAAATTGGGTTATTCGGCATCGTCTGCATTGGAATCAGttccaaataacaaaaattcaacgTCGCAAATTAGTTATGTTTTATCTATGAACGATCGACGGGCGGCTTTAAATTTCGTGGAAAATAATGATCGAGATTGTGATCAGTACGTTTCAATTAGTTGTCAGGAGTAcg TTTGCGGTAATCCAGCCGGTGTAGATCCGCTTTCAACTCGGATGGTAGCGGGAGATAAAGCAGAACCGGCTCGATGGTCTAGTTTGGCATTAGTCTTTAATAAAAAACACAACACATACTGTACTTCAACCCTTGTTACACCAATTTGGGCGGTAACTAGTTATTCTTGCATAGCAGGACGTACTTCGCAACCTATTAATGAAGAAGATTGGTTTCTATATGCCGGAGGTACGAACAAAGGCGATGTCTCAAGTCAAGTTAGAAAATTGAGCGAAATCGTCATTCATCCACAA acaaaattttccaactttGGATTCAAGAACGACGTAGTACTGCTTAAGATGAAAAAACCTGTGAACATAGATGTGAACGTGAGTGCGGTATGTTTGCCGAATAATGGAATAGAACCTCATCAATTGTGCGTAGTCGCCGGATGGGGCGTTGACAAACCAGGag aaccCGTCATGCAACAGTACATACACTATTTGCCGGTACCTCTAATAGATACCGACGACTGTAATTCGACAAaacattataatggaaaaataacgCCAGATAAAATTTGTGCGGGATATACGGATTCCGATACAACGCAATGTTTA AGTGATGAAGGAGCCCCTTTGATGTGTTTCTCTGACAAAACGAAAACCTGGGAGCTCCAAGGACTTCTAAGTCATCCCAGCAATTGCGGTAGTTCTAATAAACATCCTGCCATATATACAGCGATTGACACCACTTTAAGGACATGGATGAGCCATATTATTGGTAGACAAGCTCTTGCGACTTCgtaa
- the LOC130903730 gene encoding uncharacterized protein LOC130903730 isoform X4, translating into MPQAIEASGRSLDNDTPIRKGGISLPTIGHKYPLTPEPPISTVSSIIPSTDESQIHVPRLIESELKIDNLEFNTALLDKDSLEYKALSEEIENQIKEVLLLNKELRNGTMDFDIKVMEILPGSVVTKYRVTWKPKDEYKSLEDNNMDPINEVSLNKILIDYLKRHRDLMGEFHIQENSIRSQRVLDLCKIQNNGCEHFCVFDYTKLNFACLCPEGQRLSSNQKLCKIDIMSKTVPDYIMSKSKAESTTIRELIGKSEPGPEVVPESETTSKVKTDAVTTSPEPKVGRTSISEYVTDEISGFDVKTSSTNQPSTKDYSMDFNLATQDVGTSMGDYREPTTVKLPSSIFSAIPVEFPTEKYVDEIEVSSDENKDRHTFYFDPILSGPPIEKTTETPSVHVTENDITYIPNLTVHPVENWNKTETEHKMETISTEKPTTGFVADAEFSFGNVYTPPAEVHFDVTTKKSSMYMIQVLKPLIHKEKFREPKIQELHMSSTNSSQMENNNTTNQYIDDAMDNSEQNHDEYMSPFLPEFDNDTFVNSLHSEEHFAEHENHDNVSTIKSPSEETSTNRFAIGAEENNSVAAESKSNNEDNFTDLSHLIVEVTTKPPSLELDQINTTNPFDNDTSDATNLQRNEQFITKDLEIEPIKPEVMIIISDKNDMTTEIATTTENPNVFDTTTAEAIATTLHNINVDEENVTTDNSNIENINIIKENFNNDESANSMHYYTSTIKTEVDESNINIMEHTSTTEMYESVTENFITTENIQDKSKNIIVNEDINNITTTDNVEINTTELTTYNMTKDIESTDIDTNILTSTENSSINNTNNENMLDGLTETTTSINEYTTDISITVSDLKEHTTYETTMPSSHNNDIDETTMALDKIESETIAATSLPENSTNIKNFNDISSSTEDLIALETTTNTEGSTIPIILANQYEVNIGSNDVTTEVSETTTPVSNNIEANDENKEDNEISTQTIQITTANFNKEYQVKENVPDITTTEKLFVTHKTTTEILKVEEDSTENLSIIPLGEDQTEANIAKKETDKNIELTQNEIIMLTKNEEKPITENFLLPKASRCSPDQFQCFNGTSVKGGNFCVSIVDRCDSVLDCTDGSDELNCIEEGCPNNFQCASKECLKRHLVCDGIFNCHDGSDESNCDSWSCNPNEISCGISNRCIPVSWKCDGRKNCPDGSDEEGCTHTGSCPAQSFRCTEESSCMPNSWKCDGEVDCLGGEDESSCLCTEEEFKCSTGGGCIANSDRCDGIAQCLDKSDEWDCLKLDKLFLNLTDINDKEILQLQVKNNTWFPICMDWTLWNTTFADLVCQKLGYSASSALESVPNNKNSTSQISYVLSMNDRRAALNFVENNDRDCDQYVSISCQEYVCGNPAGVDPLSTRMVAGDKAEPARWSSLALVFNKKHNTYCTSTLVTPIWAVTSYSCIAGRTSQPINEEDWFLYAGGTNKGDVSSQVRKLSEIVIHPQTKFSNFGFKNDVVLLKMKKPVNIDVNVSAVCLPNNGIEPHQLCVVAGWGVDKPGEPVMQQYIHYLPVPLIDTDDCNSTKHYNGKITPDKICAGYTDSDTTQCLSDEGAPLMCFSDKTKTWELQGLLSHPSNCGSSNKHPAIYTAIDTTLRTWMSHIIGRQALATS; encoded by the exons ATGCCACAAGCGATAGAAGCAAGTGGAAGAAGCTTGGACAATGATACACCAATTAGAAAAGGGGGTATAAGTTTACCAACTATTGGTCACAAATATCCGCTTACCCCAGAACCTCCAATAAGTACGGTTAGCTCAATAATTCCTTCGACAGATGAATCTCAAATTCACG ttcctAGACTCATAGAATctgaattaaaaattgataacctAGAATTTAACACTGCATTATTAGATAAGGATAGTTTGGAATACAAAGCACTTTCCGAAGAAATAGAAAACCAGATAAAAGAagttcttttattaaataaggAACTCAGAAATGGAACTATGGACTTTGATATTAAGGTTATGGAAATACT aCCCGGCAGTGTAGTGACAAAATATCGTGTAACATGGAAACCTAAAGATGAATATAAGTCGCTGGAAGATAACAATATGGATCCAATTAATGAAGTGTCTCTGAATAAAATACTCATAGACTACCTAAAAAGACATAGAGACTTAATGGGTGAATTTCACATACAAGAGAATTCCATTAGATCCCAAAGAGTTCTAGATCTttgcaaaatacaaaataatggcTGTGAACATTTCTGTGTTTTCGATTATACTAAATTAAATTTCGCGTGTCTTTGCCCCGAAGGTCAACGTTTGAGCTCCAATCAAAAACTCTGTAAAATCGACATTATGTCTAAAACAGTACCAGATTACATAATGTCAAAATCAAAGGCGGAATCCACTACTATAAGAGAACTTATCGGAAAGTCTGAACCAGGCCCTGAAGTAGTACCGGAATCTGAAACTACTTCAAAAGTAAAAACTGATGCCGTAACCACATCACCAGAACCAAAGGTAGGGCGTACATCAATATCCGAATACGTTACAGACGAAATATCGGGCTTCGATGTAAAAACATCCTCAACTAATCAACCCAGTACGAAGGATTACTCTATGGACTTCAATTTGGCTACTCAAGATGTTGGTACTTCAATGGGAGATTATAGAGAACCAACAACCGTAAAATTGCcctcttcaatattttcag CTATCCCTGTAGAGTTTCCAAcagaaaaatatgttgatgaGATTGAAGTTTCATCAGATGAAAATAAGGATCGACACACGTTCTACTTCGATCCAATATTATCCGGTCCACCAATAGAAAAGACTACGGAAACACCCTCCGTACATGTTACTGAAAACGATATTACCTACATACCAAACTTAACAG ttcATCCTGttgaaaattggaataaaactGAAACTGAACACAAAATGGAAACCATTAGTACTGAGAAGCCAACAACAGGATTTGTAGCAGATGCAGAATTCAGTTTCGGTAATGTATATACACCACCAGCTGAAGTACATTTTGATGTAACTACGAAAAAGAGCAGCATGTACATGATACAAGTATTGAAACCCCTAATACACAAAGAAAAATTCAGGGAACCCAAAATACAAG AGCTACACATGTCATCTACAAACTCATCCCAGATGGAAAACAATAACACGACGAATCAATATATCGACGACGCTATGGATAATTCCGAACAGAATCATGACGAATACATGTCGCCTTTTTTACCAGAATTTGATAACGATACTTTCGTGAACTCCCTACATTCCGAAGAACACTTTGCAGAACATGAGAATCATGATAACGTTTCGACTATCAAGTCTCCGTCGGAGGAAACTTCTACAAACAGATTTGCTATAGGAGCAGAGGAAAATAATTCGGTTGCTGCAGAATCAAAAAGCAATAACGAAGATAATTTTACTGATTTATCACACTTAATTGTAGAAG taACTACTAAGCCTCCATCTTTAGAATTAGATCAAATTAACACTACGAATCCTTTTGATAATGATACATCGGATGCTACGAATTTACAAAGGAACGAACAGTTTATTACTAAAGATTTGGAAATAGAACCCATAAAACCCGAGGTTATGATAATAATTTCCGATAAAAATGATATGACAACTGAAATTGCTACTACTACTGAGAACCCAAACGTATTTGATACTACTACTGCCGAAG cTATCGCTACTACACTCCATAACATTAATGTCGACGAAGAAAATGTTACTACTGATAACTCTaacatcgaaaatataaatataataaaagagaATTTTAATAATGACGAAAGTGCTAATAGTATGCATTACTATACATCGACAATCAAAACAGAAGTAGATGAAAGCAACATTAATATAATGGAACACACCTCAACTACGGAAATGTATGAAAGCGTTACAGAAAATTTCATAACGACCgaaaatattcaagataaatcaaaaaatattatagtaaatGAAGACATTAATAATATCACCACTACTGATAACGTTGAAATCAATACAACAGAACTAACGACATATAATATGACAAAAGATATAGAATCAACCGACAtcgatacaaatattttaacctCAACAGAAAATTCATCTATAAATAacacaaataatgaaaatatgctAGATGGTCTTACCGAAACTACTACAAGTATAAATGAATATACGACAGATATCTCAATAACTGTATCAGATTTGAAAGAACATACCACATACGAAACAACCATGCCGTCATCACATAATAACGATATTGACGAAACGACAATGGCTTTGGATAAAATTGAATCTGAAACAATAGCGGCAACATCGTTACCAGAAAATTCTACAAACATAAAGAATTTTAACGATATATCGTCGAGTACTGAAGATCTCATCGCTTTAGAGACTACAACCAACACTGAGGGAAGCACTATTCCCATAATATTGGCGAAT CAATATGAAGTAAATATTGGATCGAACGATGTTACCACTGAAGTTTCGGAAACCACAACACCCGTTTCAAATAATATCGAAgcaaatgatgaaaataaagaagataatGAAATTTCCACTCAAACTATTCAAATAACAACGGCGAACTTTAATAAGGAATATCAAGTTAAAGAAAATGTTCCCGATATTACTacaactgaaaaattatttgtaactCACAAAACCACCACCGAAATATTGAAg GTGGAAGAAGATTCGACTGAAAATTTAAGCATAATACCGTTAGGCGAGGATCAAACAGAAGCAAATATAGCAAAGAAAGAAACTGACAAGAACATAGAGTTGACACAGAATGAAATAATCATGTTGACAAAAAACGAAGAGAAGCCTATCACAGAAAATTTTCTATTGCCGAAAGCTTCGCGATGTTCTCCGGATCAATTCCAATGTTTTAACGGAACATCCGTGAAAGGTGGAAACTTTTGCGTATCAATAGTTGATAGATGTGATTCTGTATTGGATTGTACAGACGGTTCGGATGAACTTAATTGTATAGAGGAAGGATGTccaaataatttccag tgTGCAAGTAAAGAGTGCCTAAAAAGACATCTTGTTTGTGATGGTATCTTCAATTGCCATGACGGAAGCGATGAAAGTAATTGTG ATTCCTGGAGTTGTAATCCAAACGAAATATCTTGTGGTATATCAAATCGTTGTATACCTGTATCGTGGAAATGTGATGGTAGGAAAAATTGTCCTGATGGATCGGACGAAGAAGGATGTACACATACTGGATCTTGTCCGGCTCAATCTTTCAGGTGTACAGAAGAAAGCAGTTGCATGCCGAATTCCTGGAAATGCGATGGTGAAGTTGATTGTTTAGGAGGAGAAGACGAATCGTCATGTC TTTGTACTGAAGAGGAGTTCAAATGTAGTACAGGTGGGGGATGTATAGCCAATTCGGATCGTTGTGATGGTATTGCCCAATGCTTGGACAAATCTGATGAATGGGATTGTCTGAAACTCGACAAATTGTTTCTCAATTTAACTGATATCAATGATAAAGAAATTTTGCAG CTCCAGGTCAAAAATAACACCTGGTTTCCTATATGTATGGACTGGACTTTATGGAATACTACGTTTGCTGATTTGGTATGTCAAAAATTGGGTTATTCGGCATCGTCTGCATTGGAATCAGttccaaataacaaaaattcaacgTCGCAAATTAGTTATGTTTTATCTATGAACGATCGACGGGCGGCTTTAAATTTCGTGGAAAATAATGATCGAGATTGTGATCAGTACGTTTCAATTAGTTGTCAGGAGTAcg TTTGCGGTAATCCAGCCGGTGTAGATCCGCTTTCAACTCGGATGGTAGCGGGAGATAAAGCAGAACCGGCTCGATGGTCTAGTTTGGCATTAGTCTTTAATAAAAAACACAACACATACTGTACTTCAACCCTTGTTACACCAATTTGGGCGGTAACTAGTTATTCTTGCATAGCAGGACGTACTTCGCAACCTATTAATGAAGAAGATTGGTTTCTATATGCCGGAGGTACGAACAAAGGCGATGTCTCAAGTCAAGTTAGAAAATTGAGCGAAATCGTCATTCATCCACAA acaaaattttccaactttGGATTCAAGAACGACGTAGTACTGCTTAAGATGAAAAAACCTGTGAACATAGATGTGAACGTGAGTGCGGTATGTTTGCCGAATAATGGAATAGAACCTCATCAATTGTGCGTAGTCGCCGGATGGGGCGTTGACAAACCAGGag aaccCGTCATGCAACAGTACATACACTATTTGCCGGTACCTCTAATAGATACCGACGACTGTAATTCGACAAaacattataatggaaaaataacgCCAGATAAAATTTGTGCGGGATATACGGATTCCGATACAACGCAATGTTTA AGTGATGAAGGAGCCCCTTTGATGTGTTTCTCTGACAAAACGAAAACCTGGGAGCTCCAAGGACTTCTAAGTCATCCCAGCAATTGCGGTAGTTCTAATAAACATCCTGCCATATATACAGCGATTGACACCACTTTAAGGACATGGATGAGCCATATTATTGGTAGACAAGCTCTTGCGACTTCgtaa